Proteins from a genomic interval of Rosa chinensis cultivar Old Blush chromosome 2, RchiOBHm-V2, whole genome shotgun sequence:
- the LOC112184340 gene encoding secreted RxLR effector protein 161-like, with amino-acid sequence MGTSSKLDADLTVTSVDQTLYRSMIGSSFSVGVCARYQADLKESHLKTVKRIIRYVSGTSNYVVVYIFDSNVEIAGYTDSYWAGNVDDRRSTSGGCFFVGNNLVLWHSKKQNCVSLSTAEAEYIAADFVHLNDLFPVLVDSIFPLSFLDKKGEKYLGAFVAIPYC; translated from the exons ATGGGAACTAGTTCAAAACTTGATGCGGATTTGACAGTAACTAGTGTTGATCAAACCTTGTATAGAAGCATGATAGGAAGCTCTTTTAGTGTTGGTGTTTGTGCTAGATATCAAGCTGATCTTAAGGAATCACATCTAAAGACTGTTAAACGCATTATTAGATATGTTTCTGGAACTTCTAACTATGTGGTGGTGTACATCTTTGATTCCAATGTTGAGATTGCAGGTTATACTGACTCATATTGGGCAGGAAATGTGGATGATCGAAGAAGCACCTCGGGTGGATGTTTCTTTGTGGGAAACAATCTTGTTTTATGGCATAGCAAGAAGCAAAACTGCGTGTCTCTCTCAACTGCTGAAGCCGAGTACATTGCAGCTG ATTTTGTGCACTTGAATGATTTGTTTCCAGTTCTTGTTGATAGCATTTTccctttgtcattcctagacaaaaagggggagaagtatTTGGGTGCCTTTGTGGCTATTCCTTATTGCTAA